A single Streptococcus thermophilus DNA region contains:
- a CDS encoding MalY/PatB family protein — translation MTRYDFTTQPNRLNQNTMKWHEAESDPELLELWVADMDFLPVPEIRDAVINYAETHIFGYPYPSDELYQSIIDWEKNQHGYSVDKASIVLIEGVVPAISTAIQAFTKEDDAVLINTPVYPPFARSVRLNNRKLIENSLVKVNGHFEIDFEQLECDIVDNDVKLYVFCSPHNPGGRVWTKEELTMVADLCQKHGVLLVSDEIHQDLALYGNKHISLNTLSNAYKDFTLVLSSATKTFNIAGTKNSFTIIENEDLRKSFKQKQLANNQHEIPTIGLITTQAAFTYGQPWLEELKTVLETNIDLLTKELSEKTNIEVMKPEGTYLVWLDFSAYDQDHNELGRLLKEEAKVVLNNGITFGSEGEKHFRFNVATPTKVVAEGVKRLVSVFGK, via the coding sequence ATGACACGTTATGATTTTACAACACAACCAAATCGCTTAAATCAAAACACTATGAAATGGCATGAAGCTGAAAGTGATCCTGAACTACTTGAGCTTTGGGTTGCTGATATGGACTTCTTACCTGTTCCTGAAATTAGAGATGCGGTGATTAACTATGCTGAAACGCATATCTTTGGTTACCCTTATCCAAGTGATGAGCTCTACCAATCCATCATAGATTGGGAAAAAAATCAACATGGCTATTCAGTTGATAAGGCCAGTATTGTCCTTATTGAAGGGGTTGTCCCAGCTATTTCAACAGCTATTCAGGCCTTTACCAAAGAAGACGATGCTGTCCTTATCAACACACCAGTTTATCCGCCATTTGCTCGTTCTGTTCGCTTGAATAATCGCAAGTTGATTGAGAATAGTCTTGTTAAGGTTAACGGGCATTTTGAAATTGATTTTGAGCAATTGGAATGTGATATCGTAGACAATGATGTTAAACTCTATGTCTTCTGTAGTCCACATAATCCAGGTGGTCGTGTCTGGACTAAGGAAGAATTGACCATGGTAGCAGACCTTTGCCAGAAACATGGTGTTCTCTTGGTATCTGATGAAATCCATCAAGACTTGGCCTTATATGGGAATAAGCATATCTCTCTAAATACGCTTTCAAACGCTTATAAGGATTTTACCTTGGTGCTTAGTTCGGCGACTAAAACCTTTAATATTGCTGGTACCAAAAACAGTTTCACCATTATTGAAAATGAAGACTTGCGTAAATCCTTTAAACAAAAACAATTGGCTAATAATCAACACGAAATTCCAACTATTGGTTTGATTACAACACAAGCTGCCTTTACCTACGGTCAACCTTGGTTAGAGGAATTGAAGACAGTTCTTGAAACTAATATTGACCTTTTAACTAAGGAACTTAGTGAAAAGACTAATATCGAAGTTATGAAACCTGAGGGCACTTATTTGGTCTGGCTTGATTTTTCAGCCTATGATCAAGATCACAATGAACTTGGACGTTTGCTTAAAGAAGAAGCGAAGGTAGTGCTAAATAACGGTATTACTTTTGGTTCCGAAGGAGAAAAACATTTCCGATTTAACGTAGCTACGCCAACTAAAGTTGTTGCTGAAGGTGTGAAACGTTTGGTTTCTGTCTTTGGAAAATAA
- a CDS encoding YlbF family regulator: MLIINEELLAIDQAIDSLVLHFLRLPEVENYRLKQQRFKNARELQELLLEFQELKESYDKAKGYEAFRADVRDLKHQVLRMKRQIDLNEVVIGYRQAEFDLQIILASLGEEVAQAISNQIFIDTGLPLAPHKPHHKKGGTNIKEEMSRD, translated from the coding sequence ATGTTAATAATCAATGAGGAGCTACTTGCTATTGATCAAGCAATAGACAGTCTTGTTTTACATTTTTTAAGATTGCCAGAAGTAGAGAATTACCGTTTAAAACAGCAGAGATTCAAAAATGCCAGAGAACTTCAAGAGCTACTCTTGGAATTTCAGGAATTAAAGGAAAGTTATGATAAAGCTAAGGGGTATGAGGCTTTTAGAGCAGATGTGAGAGACTTGAAACATCAGGTTTTACGAATGAAGCGCCAAATTGATCTAAACGAGGTGGTTATAGGCTATCGTCAGGCGGAGTTCGATTTGCAGATAATACTAGCTTCACTTGGAGAGGAGGTTGCTCAAGCTATCTCAAATCAGATTTTCATTGATACTGGCCTACCTCTTGCCCCTCATAAACCTCATCATAAAAAGGGTGGCACTAACATAAAGGAGGAGATGAGTCGTGATTAA
- a CDS encoding branched-chain amino acid ABC transporter permease: MKKNLKVNLIWFGLIIGLFLILKGLELSGIMNLYYIQILMGIGISILMGLGTNLVLGFSGQFTLGQAGFMAIGAYSSAIITGMMPTYDGFYLSMVVGVIIAAVVALIFGIPTLRLKGDYLAIATLGMAEIIRIIIVNGGELTNGAAGLTGILPYTSWPVIYFFVVIITILVLNFLRSATGRQAITIREDEIAAESMGVNVTKLKVIIFVIGAMISAIAGSLYVSYIGTVVPKDFAIMKSIDYLIIAVLGGLGSITGTIIAAVVLGIINMFLQNVSNLRMIIYALALILVMLFRPGGLLGTKELYLSKFFNKSKEGK; encoded by the coding sequence ATGAAGAAAAATCTAAAAGTAAACCTTATTTGGTTTGGTCTTATCATTGGACTCTTCCTTATCTTGAAAGGTCTTGAACTTTCAGGTATCATGAATCTTTACTACATCCAAATCTTAATGGGGATTGGGATTTCAATCCTTATGGGACTTGGTACTAACTTAGTTCTTGGTTTCTCCGGACAATTTACACTTGGACAAGCCGGTTTCATGGCAATCGGTGCGTACTCATCAGCTATCATCACTGGCATGATGCCAACTTATGATGGTTTCTATCTCTCCATGGTTGTAGGTGTCATCATCGCAGCTGTCGTTGCTCTTATTTTTGGTATACCTACCCTTCGTTTGAAAGGTGACTATCTTGCCATTGCAACTCTTGGTATGGCTGAAATCATCCGTATCATTATCGTTAATGGTGGTGAATTGACCAATGGTGCCGCTGGTTTGACTGGAATTCTTCCTTATACAAGCTGGCCTGTCATCTATTTCTTTGTGGTTATTATTACAATCTTGGTACTCAATTTCTTGCGTTCAGCAACTGGTCGCCAAGCAATTACTATTCGTGAAGATGAAATTGCTGCAGAGTCAATGGGTGTCAATGTTACAAAACTGAAGGTTATTATATTCGTTATCGGTGCCATGATTTCAGCGATTGCTGGTTCACTTTATGTCAGCTATATCGGGACTGTTGTGCCAAAAGACTTCGCAATCATGAAATCAATTGATTACCTTATCATTGCCGTTCTTGGAGGTCTTGGATCAATTACAGGTACTATCATTGCTGCTGTTGTTCTTGGTATTATCAACATGTTCCTCCAAAACGTTTCAAACCTTCGTATGATTATTTACGCATTGGCTTTGATTCTTGTAATGCTCTTCCGTCCAGGTGGGCTTCTTGGAACAAAAGAACTCTATCTCTCAAAATTCTTCAATAAATCTAAGGAGGGCAAATAA
- the upp gene encoding uracil phosphoribosyltransferase codes for MGKFQVISHPLIQHKLSILRREDTSTKDFRELVNEIAMLMGYEVSRDLPLEEVEIQTPIIKTVQKQLSGKKLAIVPILRAGIGMVDGFLSLVPAAKVGHIGMYRDEETLEPVEYLVKLPEDIDQRQIFVMDPMLATGGSAILAVDSLKKRGAANIKFVCLVAAPEGVKKLQDAHPDIDIYTASLDERLNENGYIVPGLGDAGDRLFGTK; via the coding sequence ATGGGTAAATTTCAAGTTATTTCACATCCATTGATTCAACATAAACTCTCAATCTTACGTCGTGAGGATACGTCTACCAAGGACTTCCGTGAGTTGGTTAATGAAATCGCTATGCTTATGGGTTATGAAGTATCACGTGATCTTCCTCTTGAAGAGGTTGAAATTCAAACACCAATTATAAAAACAGTTCAAAAACAACTTTCTGGTAAAAAATTGGCAATTGTTCCAATCCTTCGTGCGGGTATTGGTATGGTAGATGGTTTCCTTAGCCTCGTACCTGCAGCAAAAGTTGGTCATATTGGTATGTACCGTGATGAAGAAACACTTGAGCCAGTTGAGTACTTGGTTAAATTGCCAGAAGATATTGATCAACGTCAGATTTTTGTAATGGACCCAATGCTTGCAACTGGTGGTTCAGCAATTTTGGCGGTGGATTCACTTAAAAAACGTGGAGCAGCTAATATCAAGTTTGTATGTTTAGTTGCCGCACCAGAAGGTGTAAAAAAATTGCAAGATGCTCACCCAGATATTGATATATACACAGCATCTTTGGATGAGAGACTTAATGAGAATGGCTATATTGTTCCAGGTCTTGGAGATGCAGGTGACCGTCTGTTTGGTACAAAATAA
- a CDS encoding levansucrase, which translates to MSETVFEVPVNPTGGNHSTDDKTSKSADNNQPSPDKEDKAETPTNTGFPVHRPLS; encoded by the coding sequence ATGTCTGAGACCGTCTTCGAAGTTCCAGTAAATCCAACAGGTGGAAACCATTCTACTGATGATAAGACTTCTAAATCAGCAGATAATAATCAGCCATCACCTGATAAAGAAGATAAAGCAGAAACACCGACGAATACAGGTTTTCCAGTTCATAGACCGCTCAGCTAA
- a CDS encoding cystathionine gamma-synthase, with translation MTQDYQLETILAHAGINSDEATGALASPIHFSTTYQHPEFGQSTGFDYTRTKNPTRATLEKTLAAIEKADYAIATSSGMSAIVLAFEIFPVGSKVVAARDLYGGSFRWFNDKEKEGRFFFEYTNTEDEMIAAIVEDTDIVYIETPTNPLMIEFDIEKVAQTAHEKGAVVIVDNTFYSPIYQTPITQGADIVVHSATKYLSGHNDVLAGVVVTSNPEFYDKLYYNLNTTGPNLSPFDSYMLMRGLKTLKLRMEASTANAKEVVAFLEKSPAVKEVLYPGKGGMISFKVANQDKIPTIINTLKVFTFAESLGGVESLITYPTTQTHADIPSEIRASYGLTDDLLRLSIGIEAAEDLIADLENALSL, from the coding sequence ATGACACAAGATTATCAATTAGAAACTATTTTGGCACATGCAGGAATCAATTCTGATGAAGCAACAGGAGCTTTAGCTTCACCGATTCATTTTTCAACAACTTACCAACATCCAGAATTCGGACAGTCTACTGGTTTTGACTATACACGAACTAAAAATCCAACGCGTGCAACATTGGAAAAAACGCTAGCAGCTATTGAAAAAGCGGATTATGCCATTGCGACAAGTTCAGGGATGAGCGCTATTGTTTTGGCCTTTGAAATTTTCCCTGTAGGTAGCAAGGTTGTCGCTGCCCGTGACCTTTATGGAGGTTCTTTCCGTTGGTTCAACGATAAAGAAAAAGAAGGACGTTTCTTCTTTGAATACACCAATACAGAAGATGAGATGATTGCGGCTATTGTAGAAGATACTGATATTGTCTACATTGAAACACCGACAAACCCACTTATGATTGAGTTTGATATTGAGAAAGTAGCTCAGACTGCTCATGAAAAGGGTGCGGTGGTTATTGTTGATAATACTTTCTATAGCCCAATCTACCAAACCCCGATTACTCAAGGTGCTGATATCGTTGTACATTCAGCTACTAAATACCTATCAGGGCATAATGATGTTTTAGCTGGTGTTGTTGTGACTAGCAATCCAGAATTCTACGATAAACTTTATTATAACCTCAATACGACTGGTCCGAACTTGTCCCCATTTGATAGCTATATGCTCATGCGTGGACTTAAGACCCTAAAACTTCGTATGGAGGCATCAACGGCTAATGCTAAAGAAGTTGTGGCGTTCTTAGAAAAGTCCCCAGCTGTTAAAGAGGTTCTCTACCCAGGTAAGGGTGGGATGATTTCCTTCAAAGTGGCTAACCAAGATAAGATTCCAACTATTATCAATACTCTTAAGGTCTTTACCTTTGCGGAGAGTCTGGGTGGTGTTGAAAGTTTGATTACTTACCCAACAACACAAACTCACGCAGATATTCCAAGTGAAATACGTGCTTCGTATGGATTAACGGATGACTTGCTTCGTCTTTCAATTGGTATTGAAGCAGCAGAGGATTTGATTGCTGACTTGGAAAATGCCCTTAGTCTTTAA
- a CDS encoding UDP-N-acetylmuramoyl-L-alanyl-D-glutamate--L-lysine ligase, translated as MITIEQVLEVLKKDHNFRDIINQEHYYYSWTGVTFDHLSYDSRDITPSTLFFAKGAGFKLEFLESAVQAGLGFYVAEKDYQVGIPAILVSDIKQAMSLVAQAFYQHPQDKLKLLAFTGTKGKTTASYFAFNILKQSHKPAILSTMNTTLDGKTFFKSNLTTPESLDLFRMMAEAVSNGMTHLIMEVSSQAYLTKRVYGLTFDVGVFLNISPDHIGPIEHPTFEDYFYHKRLLLKNSQAVIVNSGMNHFDFVAEEVADKDHDFYGKDSKNTVKHSSGFSFKAKGKLAGDYDIQLIGDFNQDNAMAAGLACLRLGASLEDIKKGIAQTSVPGRMEILTQANGAKVFVDYAHNGDSLDKLLQVVTDHQKGKISLILGAPGNKGESRRQDFGHVLNTYPEINVILSTDDPNKEDPLIICQEIASHINRKVRIIVDREEAIKTAMSETTGSSDALVIAGKGADAFQIVNGKRTDYAGDIEVAKKYL; from the coding sequence ATGATTACTATTGAACAAGTTCTAGAGGTTCTCAAAAAGGACCATAATTTTAGAGATATTATCAACCAAGAGCACTACTACTATTCATGGACTGGGGTGACTTTTGATCATCTTTCTTACGACAGTCGTGATATCACACCATCTACCCTATTTTTTGCCAAGGGAGCTGGCTTCAAACTTGAGTTTTTGGAGAGTGCTGTCCAGGCTGGATTAGGCTTCTACGTGGCTGAAAAAGATTACCAAGTAGGTATCCCTGCAATTCTCGTTTCAGATATCAAGCAAGCTATGAGTCTCGTTGCTCAGGCCTTCTACCAACACCCTCAAGACAAACTAAAACTACTAGCCTTTACTGGTACAAAAGGGAAGACAACAGCGTCTTACTTTGCCTTTAACATACTTAAGCAAAGTCATAAGCCTGCCATACTCTCAACCATGAACACGACACTGGACGGAAAAACCTTCTTCAAATCTAACTTAACTACACCTGAAAGTTTGGACCTTTTCCGTATGATGGCTGAAGCTGTATCTAACGGCATGACCCACCTGATTATGGAAGTTTCAAGTCAGGCCTATCTAACCAAGCGTGTCTATGGTTTGACCTTTGATGTAGGTGTCTTTCTTAACATCAGTCCAGACCACATCGGACCTATTGAACACCCAACCTTTGAAGACTACTTCTACCACAAGCGTCTCCTCTTGAAAAATAGTCAAGCAGTTATTGTCAATAGTGGTATGAATCACTTCGATTTTGTTGCTGAAGAAGTCGCTGATAAAGACCACGATTTCTATGGTAAGGACTCTAAAAATACCGTTAAACATAGCTCAGGTTTTAGCTTTAAAGCCAAAGGTAAACTAGCTGGTGATTACGATATCCAACTCATTGGTGACTTTAATCAGGATAACGCCATGGCTGCTGGTTTAGCCTGCCTACGTCTTGGAGCCAGTCTTGAAGATATTAAAAAAGGGATTGCTCAAACCTCTGTTCCAGGCCGTATGGAAATTCTCACTCAGGCAAATGGTGCTAAGGTATTCGTCGACTATGCTCACAATGGTGACAGCCTAGACAAGCTCTTGCAAGTCGTAACTGACCACCAAAAAGGTAAGATTAGTTTGATTCTAGGAGCTCCTGGGAATAAGGGCGAGAGCCGTCGTCAAGACTTTGGTCACGTCCTCAACACTTACCCCGAAATAAATGTCATCTTGTCTACTGATGACCCTAACAAGGAAGACCCCCTTATTATCTGTCAAGAAATTGCTAGTCATATCAATCGTAAGGTTCGTATCATTGTTGATCGAGAGGAAGCCATCAAAACAGCCATGTCTGAAACCACAGGATCAAGCGATGCCCTTGTTATCGCCGGTAAGGGAGCTGATGCCTTTCAAATTGTGAATGGTAAACGCACTGATTATGCTGGTGATATTGAAGTCGCTAAGAAATATTTGTAA
- a CDS encoding putative polysaccharide biosynthesis protein, which translates to MTETKTDTQQQQMLRGTAWMTASNIISRLLGALYIIPWYAWMGKQGDQANALFGQGYNIYALFLLISTAGIPVAIAKQVSKYNTLGKMETSFFLLKRILYYMIGLGLIFGVFMYFASPWMSYLSGGDEDLVRVMRSLSWAVVIFPSMSVLRGFFQGFNNMKPYALSQIAEQIIRVIWMLLATFFIMKIGTGDYVTAVVQSTFAAFIGMLASYGVLFFYLWKEGKLKSLFGKQAVHPDINPTAIVIETFKEAIPFIITGSAVQLFQLIDQWTFIRTMERFTSYSNSQLQVLYAYLSSNPSKITMILIAVAISIAGVGIPLLTENMVKKDLGGAAKLIINNLQLLLLFIVPAIAGSVILAKPLYTVFYGAPDSQALLLFVASLIQVIFLALYSVLAPMLQAIFETRKAINYFAIGVLIKAILQLPLIIFLGALGPVISTAIGLGVPIALMYNRLHTVTHFSRKTVFRKALLICIITMLMVIPVAVFYWLFQFVLSPTSRMGSVIYLVIGGGLGVLVYGVLALVTHMADQLLGARAGRLRAKLHIK; encoded by the coding sequence ATGACTGAAACTAAAACTGACACGCAGCAGCAGCAAATGCTAAGAGGGACGGCATGGATGACAGCATCCAATATTATCAGTCGTCTCTTAGGGGCACTCTATATTATTCCTTGGTATGCTTGGATGGGCAAACAGGGTGACCAAGCCAATGCTCTCTTTGGTCAGGGATATAATATTTATGCCCTTTTCCTTTTGATTTCGACAGCAGGGATTCCAGTCGCCATTGCCAAGCAGGTATCAAAATATAACACACTTGGAAAGATGGAAACGAGTTTCTTCTTACTCAAACGTATCTTGTATTATATGATTGGGCTTGGACTAATTTTTGGTGTTTTCATGTATTTTGCTTCTCCGTGGATGTCATATCTTTCTGGGGGAGACGAAGACCTGGTTCGAGTAATGCGCAGCCTTTCTTGGGCGGTTGTCATTTTTCCATCGATGTCTGTTTTACGAGGCTTTTTCCAGGGCTTTAACAACATGAAGCCTTATGCCCTAAGTCAGATTGCGGAGCAGATTATCCGTGTCATTTGGATGCTGTTGGCGACTTTCTTCATCATGAAAATTGGTACAGGTGACTATGTGACTGCAGTTGTCCAATCGACTTTTGCTGCTTTCATCGGTATGTTGGCTAGTTATGGAGTACTTTTCTTCTATCTTTGGAAAGAAGGCAAGCTCAAGAGCCTTTTTGGTAAGCAGGCCGTTCATCCTGATATCAATCCAACTGCAATTGTTATTGAGACATTTAAGGAAGCCATTCCCTTCATTATTACTGGATCAGCGGTTCAACTTTTCCAGTTGATTGATCAATGGACTTTTATCCGTACTATGGAGAGGTTTACAAGCTATAGTAATAGTCAGCTTCAGGTTCTCTATGCTTATTTGTCTTCAAACCCAAGTAAGATTACTATGATTTTGATTGCCGTTGCTATTTCTATTGCTGGGGTCGGCATCCCACTTCTGACAGAAAATATGGTTAAAAAGGACCTTGGGGGAGCAGCCAAACTCATTATTAATAATCTCCAGTTACTTTTGCTCTTTATTGTACCAGCCATTGCGGGTTCTGTGATTTTGGCCAAGCCATTATACACTGTCTTTTATGGAGCACCAGACAGTCAGGCTCTTTTACTCTTCGTAGCTAGTTTGATTCAAGTGATTTTCTTAGCTTTGTATAGTGTTTTAGCACCAATGCTTCAGGCTATCTTTGAGACCCGTAAAGCTATCAATTATTTTGCGATTGGGGTGCTTATTAAGGCCATTCTACAGCTACCGTTGATTATTTTTTTAGGAGCCCTCGGTCCGGTTATTTCAACAGCCATTGGGTTAGGAGTTCCTATTGCTTTGATGTATAATCGCCTTCACACAGTTACTCACTTTAGTCGTAAGACAGTCTTTAGAAAAGCTCTACTCATTTGTATTATTACAATGCTCATGGTTATTCCAGTTGCTGTTTTCTATTGGTTATTCCAATTTGTCCTATCTCCAACAAGTCGTATGGGTAGTGTGATTTACTTAGTGATTGGAGGAGGTCTTGGCGTTTTGGTCTATGGAGTGCTTGCTCTTGTGACACATATGGCTGATCAATTGCTTGGCGCACGAGCAGGTAGATTACGAGCTAAATTACATATTAAATAG
- a CDS encoding branched-chain amino acid ABC transporter permease has translation MFFEQLPQQLVNGIILGSIYALLALGYTMVYGIIKLINFAHGDIYMIGAFVGYYAINSLKMNFWIALVFSMIVCAILGVVIEFLAYRPLRNSTRISALITAIGVSFFLEYIMVYFVGADTRSFPQSIKVHTYHLGSISVTNVQLLILVVALVLMVALQLIVKKTKMGKAMRAVSVDSDAAELMGISVNNTISFTFALGSSLAGAAGVLIGLYYNSIEPLMGMTPGIKAFVAAVLGGIGIIPGAALGGFVIGILETLSTAIGLSSYRDAIVYGVLIVILLLRPAGILGKNVKEKV, from the coding sequence ATGTTTTTTGAACAACTTCCACAACAACTAGTCAATGGTATCATCTTGGGAAGTATCTATGCACTACTTGCCCTTGGTTATACTATGGTTTATGGGATTATCAAATTGATTAACTTTGCCCATGGAGACATCTACATGATAGGTGCCTTCGTTGGTTACTATGCGATTAACAGCTTGAAGATGAACTTCTGGATTGCCCTTGTGTTTTCCATGATTGTATGTGCCATTTTAGGGGTTGTTATCGAGTTCTTGGCTTATCGCCCACTCCGTAATTCGACACGTATTTCTGCCTTGATTACGGCCATTGGTGTGTCATTCTTTCTTGAGTACATCATGGTTTACTTTGTAGGTGCAGATACACGTTCATTCCCACAATCAATCAAGGTGCATACTTATCATCTTGGTTCAATCTCTGTTACAAATGTGCAATTGCTCATTTTGGTAGTTGCTCTTGTGCTTATGGTTGCTCTTCAATTGATCGTTAAGAAGACTAAGATGGGTAAAGCTATGCGTGCTGTGTCTGTTGATAGCGATGCAGCGGAGTTGATGGGTATTAGTGTTAATAATACGATTAGCTTCACTTTTGCTCTTGGATCATCACTTGCAGGGGCTGCCGGTGTCCTCATTGGTCTTTACTATAACTCAATTGAACCTCTTATGGGGATGACTCCAGGTATTAAAGCTTTTGTTGCTGCTGTTCTTGGTGGTATCGGTATTATTCCTGGTGCAGCACTCGGTGGTTTTGTTATTGGTATTTTGGAAACTTTGTCAACTGCAATTGGTTTATCAAGCTACCGTGATGCCATCGTTTATGGTGTCTTGATAGTTATCCTCTTGCTTCGTCCAGCGGGTATTCTTGGTAAAAATGTGAAAGAGAAGGTGTAA
- a CDS encoding ABC transporter substrate-binding protein yields the protein MYKKITLIVLAFFASIFLVACGKSPDVTANAKGTKIGDTIKIGVNMELTGAVAAYGKSEQNGIKLAVDEINKAGGVDGKKIELVTKDNKSENAEASTSSTNLAIQSNVNAIVGPSTSGAVAAASLVSQKTGVPLITPSGTQDDLTVDANGVKKFVFRTTFKDSYQGEVLAAYSYNNLNAKKVVLYYDNASDYAKGIADEFKRKYKGQIVTEATFASGDKDYQSALTKFKDLDYDAVVMPGYYTETGIITKQARDLGIDKPILGPDGFSDEKFTELAGKKNASNVYYVSGYSTNVALSDKASGFIKAYEKAYKIEPNMFAALAYDSVYMVAEASKGAKTSVDIADNLANLKNFVGVTGKMTIDKDHNPIKAALMVKRDNGEEVSAEAVKIEK from the coding sequence ATGTATAAAAAGATCACACTTATTGTGCTAGCCTTTTTTGCCTCCATTTTTTTGGTTGCCTGTGGCAAGTCACCTGATGTGACTGCTAATGCCAAAGGTACTAAGATTGGGGATACAATCAAAATTGGTGTTAACATGGAGTTGACAGGTGCTGTTGCGGCCTATGGTAAGTCAGAGCAGAATGGTATTAAGTTGGCTGTTGATGAAATTAACAAAGCAGGTGGCGTTGACGGCAAAAAGATAGAGCTCGTCACAAAAGATAATAAATCTGAAAATGCTGAGGCTTCAACATCTTCAACGAACTTGGCTATTCAGAGTAATGTAAATGCTATCGTTGGTCCATCGACATCAGGAGCTGTTGCTGCTGCTAGCCTCGTGTCACAAAAAACAGGGGTTCCTTTGATAACACCTTCTGGTACACAGGATGACCTTACGGTAGATGCTAACGGAGTTAAGAAATTTGTTTTTCGTACAACCTTTAAAGATAGCTACCAAGGTGAAGTTTTGGCGGCTTATTCTTACAATAATTTGAATGCTAAGAAAGTAGTTCTCTACTATGATAATGCTTCGGATTATGCCAAGGGAATTGCGGATGAATTCAAGCGTAAATATAAAGGTCAAATCGTTACTGAAGCTACCTTTGCTTCAGGTGACAAGGACTATCAGTCAGCTTTGACTAAATTTAAAGACCTAGATTATGATGCGGTTGTAATGCCTGGTTACTATACTGAGACTGGTATTATTACAAAACAAGCACGTGACCTTGGAATTGATAAACCAATTTTAGGACCTGACGGATTCAGTGATGAGAAATTTACTGAGCTTGCAGGTAAAAAGAATGCTTCAAATGTCTACTATGTATCAGGATATTCAACAAATGTTGCTCTTTCTGACAAGGCATCTGGTTTCATTAAAGCATATGAGAAAGCTTACAAAATTGAACCAAATATGTTTGCGGCTCTAGCCTACGATTCTGTTTATATGGTTGCAGAAGCATCGAAAGGTGCAAAAACATCAGTAGATATTGCTGATAACTTAGCAAATCTGAAAAACTTTGTTGGGGTTACTGGTAAAATGACAATTGACAAGGATCATAACCCTATTAAAGCAGCTCTTATGGTTAAAAGAGATAATGGTGAAGAGGTTTCAGCGGAAGCCGTTAAAATTGAAAAATAA
- a CDS encoding YlbG family protein encodes MIKRQGIIVYLYYNRDLRKIAKFGDVVYHSYKMRYVHLYVDQDRVEDILTELEGMKAVKKVLPSYYSDIDMDFVGSLERYDTSVPEHLKNFSL; translated from the coding sequence GTGATTAAGCGCCAAGGTATTATTGTTTATTTATACTATAATAGAGACTTACGTAAAATTGCCAAGTTTGGCGATGTTGTCTACCATTCTTATAAGATGCGTTATGTGCACCTTTATGTAGATCAAGACAGGGTTGAGGACATCTTGACAGAGCTTGAAGGAATGAAGGCAGTCAAAAAAGTTCTCCCTTCTTATTATTCTGATATTGATATGGATTTTGTAGGTAGTCTGGAACGTTACGACACCTCGGTCCCTGAACATTTAAAAAACTTTTCTCTTTAG
- a CDS encoding ATP-dependent Clp protease proteolytic subunit, whose translation MIPVVIEQTSRGERSYDIYSRLLKDRIIMLTGPIEDNMANSIIAQLLFLDAQDHTKDIYLYVNTPGGSVSAGLAIVDTMNFIKSDVQTIVMGMAASMGTIIASSGTKGKRFMLPNAEYMIHQPMGGTGGGTQQTDMAIAAEHLLKTRNNLEQILADNSGQPIEKVHVDAERDNWMSAQETLEYGFIDEIMTNNQLK comes from the coding sequence ATGATTCCGGTAGTTATTGAACAAACATCACGTGGTGAACGTTCTTATGACATTTACTCACGTTTGCTCAAGGATCGTATTATCATGTTAACAGGTCCTATAGAAGATAATATGGCAAACTCAATTATCGCTCAACTCTTGTTCTTGGATGCTCAAGACCATACAAAAGATATCTATCTGTATGTTAATACACCTGGTGGGTCAGTTTCAGCAGGCCTTGCCATTGTTGATACAATGAACTTCATCAAGTCTGATGTTCAAACCATCGTTATGGGGATGGCAGCATCAATGGGTACAATTATCGCTTCAAGCGGTACCAAAGGTAAACGTTTCATGTTGCCAAATGCAGAATACATGATTCACCAACCAATGGGTGGTACTGGTGGTGGTACTCAACAAACAGATATGGCTATCGCTGCTGAACACTTGCTCAAGACTCGTAATAACTTGGAGCAAATCTTGGCTGATAATTCTGGTCAGCCAATTGAAAAGGTTCATGTCGATGCTGAACGTGATAATTGGATGAGTGCCCAAGAAACACTTGAATATGGCTTCATTGATGAAATCATGACCAACAACCAATTAAAATAA